TACTTAATAACTCTTTAAGGTATGCTACGATTTCCTCGTTAGTTTTAGGTAAAGGAGAGTAAGTGTCTATTATTTTTCTTAAGTATATCACTGAACTACCCGGCCTAAATCCCATAAGGGCTGATAATACTGGATTTCCTCTAGTTAATGTGGCTGATGAAAACACTATTGTCTTTCCTTTAATTTTATTTCCTCTTATTTCCTGGATCTTGTTATATATTGTTTCATCTTCTTTAGCTTTCTTTAATAGTTCTTTTACTGCTGTTATGTCATCTTTTGTGAAACCAGCTAGGTTTAATATTGTCTCTGAGCTTTTGCTTGATTTTAGAGCAGTATCTACGTCGTCAACAAACATGAAATCGTACCTAATATTTCTAAGTTCGTTGATTTTATCTATGAAAAATCTATTTGTAGAGACGAAGATATTAAATTCTCCTTCATTAAGTGATTTATAAAGCTCTTGTTTTTGTGATTCATTTAAACCAGAATGATAGTAAAGTAGCTTTGTTTCTAGGTTAGCTTTTCTTGCAAATGTCGATATTCTATCAACAGCTTGTTTTACTAAGCTTCTAGTTGGGAATATGAGTATTGATCTTCCATTTTTAGTAGAATAATATAATGACGTTATCATTCCAAACGTAGTCTTACCTAAGCCCGGTGGAGCTATAATAGCGAAGCTTTCTTTCCTTAAGACTCTAATTATCCAACTCTTTTGTGGACCAAAAGGAGGAAAACCAATAATATTTTTGAATAATTCTACGAATTTATCGTATTCTTCAATTATATTTTTGATCTCTAGTAATTTTTTCAGGTTATTGTTCTTCTCCAATTCTTCAATTAAATTCCTTATATTTTTAAATTCTAAATCCTTTCCAAGGCATTTGTTACATACAGACCCTTTATAGAGTCTCTCAGCTGTAATAAACTCACCACAGTTTGGACAAGTGTTCATATAAATTGATGGGGGAATATCGTTCAAGTTTCCCTATCACTAATTTATGTAACAGTTAGACTTATTTAAAAGATTGTATAGTTCAAACATAATGAGTCAAGAGGTAACTTTAAGAGTAAGTGAAGCAAGACAAAGAGATGTTGGAAAAAAAATAGCAAGATTATCTGATTATATTATGAAGAAAATAGGTATTGAGACCGGTGATTACATAGAAATTACAGGTCCGAATGGCTCTGCTCTTGCACAAGCAATGCCTTCGTATGACATATCTGACGACGAAATCAAAATTGATGGATACATTAGGAAATCAATAGGAGTAGGCATTGGAGATGAGGTTAAGGTTAAAAAGGCTAATGTTAGCCCCGCGTCTAAAATTACCCTTGCTCCCACTCAACCTATAAGATTTGATAGAAGCTTTGTTGAATACGTAAAAGATCAGTTAATGAACAAACCGTTAGCTAAGGGAGAAACAGTTCCTATACCAATTTACACTGGAACTTTAGACTTCATTGTAGTAAATACTCAACCCTCAAATTACGTTTATGTGACAGAGTCAACTAACTTAGAAATAAGAGAGGAACCTGCAAAAGAAAGTGAACTAGGTGGATATCCTAAAGTTACATGGGAAGATATTGGAGATCTGGAGGAGGCAAAGCAGAAAATTAGGGAAATAGTAGAATGGCCTTTAAGACATCCAGAATTATTCCAGAGACTAGGCATAGAACCTCCTAAAGGAATTTTACTTTATGGGCCTCCAGGTAATGGCAAAACTTTGCTAGCTAGGGCTTTAGCTAATGAGGTAGGAGCTAGTTTTTATACGATTAATGGACCAGAAATTATGAGCAAATTCTATGGAGAAAGTGAACAAAGACTAAGGGAAATATTTGAAGAGGCTCAGAAAAATGCTCCTGCTATAATTTTTATTGATGAAATAGATTCTATAGCACCTAAAAGAGAAGAAGTAACTGGAGAAGTAGAGAAAAGAGTTGTTGCACAGTTACTTACTTTGATGGACGGAATAAAAGGTAGAGGAAAAGTAATAGTAATAGGAGCTACAAACAGACCTGATGCTGTTGATCCGGCATTAAGAAGACCAGGTAGGTTTGACAGAGAAATAGAGATAAGACCTCCAGATACTAAAGGTAGAAAAGAAATCTTGCAAGTTCATACTAGGAACATGCCATTATCTGATGATGTTGATTTAGATAAATTAGCTGAAATTACGTACGGATATACTGGAGCTGATCTAGCAGCTTTAGCCAAAGAGGCTGCAATGAATGCTTTAAGAAGGTTTATAGCGGAAAAGAAGATCAACTTAGAGCAAGAACGAATACCAGCTGAGATCCTAAAAGAGCTAAAAGTAACCATGCAAGATTTCCTTGAGGCTATGAAATCTATTCAACCTACGTTGCTTAGAGAAGTTTATGTTGAAGTGCCTAAGGTACATTGGAATGATATTGGTGGATTAGAAGATGTAAAACAACAACTAAGAGAGGCTGTAGAATGGCCTTTAAGATTTCCAAATGTGTTTAGCAAAAGTGGAATAACTCCACCTAAGGGTATTTTGTTGTTTGGTCCTCCTGGTACTGGTAAGACTATGTTGGCTAAGGCTGTTGCTACTGAGAGTGGTGCTAATTTTATTGCTGTTAGGGGTCCGGAAATATTATCGAAGTGGGTTGGTGAGAGTGAGAAGGCAATTAGGGAAATATTTAGAAAGGCTAGACAAGCAGCACCAACAGTAATATTCTTTGATGAGATAGATGCAATAGCACCAATGAGAGGATTATCAACAGATAGTGGAGTAACAGAAAGAATAGTAAACCAACTACTAGCAGAAATGGACGGAATAGTACCATTAAATCAAGTAGTAGTTATTGCTGCTACTAATAGGCCTGATATTCTTGATCCTGCTTTGTTGAGGCCTGGTAGGTTTGATAGGTTGATTTATGTTCCTCCGCCAGATAAGAGGGCTAGGGTTGAGATTTTGAAGGTTCATACTAGGAATGTTCCATTAGCTGAGGATATTACTCTGGATGAGTTAGGTGAAAGGACTGAAGGATACACTGGAGCGGATATAGAAGCTCTAGTACGAGAGGCAACAATTAATGCAATGAGAAAGGTATTTGGTGAGTGTGATAAAAAATCAAAAGATCAGTGTGGCAATAATGTAGATTGTTATAATGTAAAAATGAAAGAGTGCATGAATAATACTAATATTGTTGTGTCAAAAGAGGACTTTATGAAGGCTTTAGAAACTGTAAGACCAAGTTTAACTCAAGCTGATATTCAAAGATATGAAAGAATGGCTAAAGAACTAAAGAGGTCTACTCTATGAAGAAATATAAAATATTATTCTTTATTGCTGATGGTCTAGGGGATAGACCAGTAAATAAATTAAACGCTAAAACTCCATTAGAATACGTAGAAAAGCCTAACATTAAAGAACTATTGAGGAACTCAATAGTAGGGTTGATGGATCCTATATCACCGGGAGTAATAGCTGGCAGTGACACATCTCATTTATCAATGTTTGGATTAGATCCTCATAAGTATTATAGGGGTAGAGGCGCTTTTGAGGCAATAGGTGCTGGTGCTAGATTAAAAGCTAATGATGTTGCCTTCAGAGGAAATTTCGCTACAGTAAATAATGATTTAATAGTAATTGATAGGAGAGCGGGTAGAAAGATTGAAGAGGCAGATGAGTTAGTAAAAGAATTAAATGATAAAATTGGTGAAATAGATGGAATAAAAGTTAGATTTTACCATGGTACTGAGCATAGAGTTGCTGTAGTATTAAGTGGAAAAGGGTTAAGTGATAAAGTTAGTGATACTGATCCTCATGAGGTTAATAAAAAAGTTTTGGAAAGCAAACCTTTAGACAATTCACCAGAAAGTCAATTTACTGCTACTATAGTTAATAAATTAACTCATAAGATTTTTGAGGTTTTAAACTCCTCAGAAATAAATAAAACTAGAGTAAGTAAAGGAGAACTCCCTGCTAATATTGTTTTACTTAGAGGAGCAGCTGAGTTTGTTGAACTCCCTCCATTTGAAAGCTATACTAAATTAAAAGCAGCTGCTGTTTCTGCAACTGCATTAATAAAAGGAATTTGTGAACAAATTGGAATGAAAGTAGTTACCCCAGCTGGTGCTACTGGTGGTTTAGATACCAATTATCTAGGTAAAGCCGATGCTGCAGTTGAATTATTAAAAGAGTATGACTTTGTCTTTTTGCATTTAAAAGCTACGGATGCAGCTTCTCATGATGGTAATGTGGATGGTAAAGTCTATGCTATTCAGAAAATGGATGAAATGATTGGAAGGATAATCAATAAGTTTGGGAGTGAATTAGTTATAGCTATAAGTGGTGATCATTCTACTCCAGTAGAGGTGAAAGAACATACAGGTGATCCGGTTCCTTTCTTATTATATGTTCCTTATAGTATAGTTAATGATCAAGTAAATGATTTTAATGAAAGAGAAGCGAGAAAAGGTTCATTAAGAATAAGGGGATTAGATGTAATAAATATTTTACTTAATTATTCTAATAGAGCTGAGAAGTACGGTGCGTGAAGAGGCTCGAAAGGGCTGAAAAGTGATGAGCCCGCGCAGGTCGGATTTCAACAATTTTTTACGTAAAATTTCTCTAATATTTGTTTCACTCTAATCCTAGTAAGTTGGTTGTTAATTATTACTACAGCTCCAGCATTAGGTTGCCCATAGATTATAATGTCCTTATCTCTTCCAAAAAGCACAACTGGAATAACAAGTAAGTCTTCTTCTCCATCAACTAAAATTATACTCTTTTTACTGTAATTTTCATTTAAAATATCCTTAATTGTTTTAATACTCGATAATCTTATTGTTGATTTTTCATTTCTTATTTTTATTAAATGATCTTCCTTTAGATCAATTTTTATATTTCTTTTTGTTTTCCCATCAATAATAGATA
The nucleotide sequence above comes from Sulfurisphaera javensis. Encoded proteins:
- a CDS encoding 2,3-bisphosphoglycerate-independent phosphoglycerate mutase; translation: MKKYKILFFIADGLGDRPVNKLNAKTPLEYVEKPNIKELLRNSIVGLMDPISPGVIAGSDTSHLSMFGLDPHKYYRGRGAFEAIGAGARLKANDVAFRGNFATVNNDLIVIDRRAGRKIEEADELVKELNDKIGEIDGIKVRFYHGTEHRVAVVLSGKGLSDKVSDTDPHEVNKKVLESKPLDNSPESQFTATIVNKLTHKIFEVLNSSEINKTRVSKGELPANIVLLRGAAEFVELPPFESYTKLKAAAVSATALIKGICEQIGMKVVTPAGATGGLDTNYLGKADAAVELLKEYDFVFLHLKATDAASHDGNVDGKVYAIQKMDEMIGRIINKFGSELVIAISGDHSTPVEVKEHTGDPVPFLLYVPYSIVNDQVNDFNEREARKGSLRIRGLDVINILLNYSNRAEKYGA
- a CDS encoding GTP-dependent dephospho-CoA kinase family protein — encoded protein: MPEDLKKELSRPYGFLFTDKNSLINFLLLNKGQRIITVGDVVTETLRTNGIIPFLSIIDGKTKRNIKIDLKEDHLIKIRNEKSTIRLSSIKTIKDILNENYSKKSIILVDGEEDLLVIPVVLFGRDKDIIIYGQPNAGAVVIINNQLTRIRVKQILEKFYVKNC
- a CDS encoding CDC48 family AAA ATPase translates to MSQEVTLRVSEARQRDVGKKIARLSDYIMKKIGIETGDYIEITGPNGSALAQAMPSYDISDDEIKIDGYIRKSIGVGIGDEVKVKKANVSPASKITLAPTQPIRFDRSFVEYVKDQLMNKPLAKGETVPIPIYTGTLDFIVVNTQPSNYVYVTESTNLEIREEPAKESELGGYPKVTWEDIGDLEEAKQKIREIVEWPLRHPELFQRLGIEPPKGILLYGPPGNGKTLLARALANEVGASFYTINGPEIMSKFYGESEQRLREIFEEAQKNAPAIIFIDEIDSIAPKREEVTGEVEKRVVAQLLTLMDGIKGRGKVIVIGATNRPDAVDPALRRPGRFDREIEIRPPDTKGRKEILQVHTRNMPLSDDVDLDKLAEITYGYTGADLAALAKEAAMNALRRFIAEKKINLEQERIPAEILKELKVTMQDFLEAMKSIQPTLLREVYVEVPKVHWNDIGGLEDVKQQLREAVEWPLRFPNVFSKSGITPPKGILLFGPPGTGKTMLAKAVATESGANFIAVRGPEILSKWVGESEKAIREIFRKARQAAPTVIFFDEIDAIAPMRGLSTDSGVTERIVNQLLAEMDGIVPLNQVVVIAATNRPDILDPALLRPGRFDRLIYVPPPDKRARVEILKVHTRNVPLAEDITLDELGERTEGYTGADIEALVREATINAMRKVFGECDKKSKDQCGNNVDCYNVKMKECMNNTNIVVSKEDFMKALETVRPSLTQADIQRYERMAKELKRSTL